A stretch of the Nicotiana tabacum cultivar K326 chromosome 6, ASM71507v2, whole genome shotgun sequence genome encodes the following:
- the LOC142181695 gene encoding uncharacterized protein LOC142181695, translated as MVLQQQYREKGFTKYSQLISLLLVAERNNELLVRNHENRPTGSTPLPKEDGVYSHYANRGKGRGHIRGRGHIQGRKFPGVNHPPPKNNFQKWKGKDEKRNAEGSETKCYRCGGKGHWAKICRIPKHLVELYQASLKNKGPEANLVYDNEFDITHLDVIDFFEHPDKKNKPLDR; from the coding sequence atggttTTGCAACAGCAGTACCGAGAGAAAGGCTTCACAAAGTACTCTCAGTTGATTTCTCTTCTACTTGTGGCTGAACGAAATAATGAATTGCTtgtgagaaatcatgaaaatcgacccactgggtctacaccattgcctAAAGAGGATGGggtgtattcccattatgctAATCGTGGAAAAGGTCGTGGTCATATTCGTGGTCGTGGCCATATCCAAGGAAGAAAATTTCCTGGTGTTAATCATCCTCCACCGAAAAATAACTTCCAAAAATggaaagggaaagatgagaagcGAAACGCAGAGGGTTCAGAAACTAAATGCTATCGTTGCGGTGGAAAAGGGCATTGGGCAAAAATTTGTCGCATACCAAAacatttggttgagctttatcaagcatctctgAAGAATAAAGGCCCTGAAGCCAATCTTGTCTATGacaatgaatttgacatcacccacttggatgtgATAGATTTTTTTGAGCACcctgataaaaaaaataaaccacttGATCGGTGA
- the LOC107769283 gene encoding glycine-rich RNA-binding protein RZ1C isoform X1, with protein MSGKVGDYRIFVGGLSSDITERQLEDAFSPFGKIVDCQVMLDRDTGRPRGFGFLTYADRRAMEDAIREMDGAEFGDRPITVNKAQPKMGSEDPDHGYGGGYLSGGRASYGGGNRSVGQDTCFSCGRPGHWARDCPLEGGGRGARPLTPPRSRYGGGGRGDRFGSDRDRYMDDRYDRGNYADRERYDSRYGNRDRYTSDRYPPGGDRLGNRYGGSDRYPENGYGKERGFDRDVGPRGVGDRYEAGGPAREGRSYRDRAGPYDRPQRGGRPPSFDRY; from the exons ATGTCAGGGAAGGTGGGAGATTATCGAATTTTTGTAGGAGGGTTATCATCGGACATTACTGAACGTCAGCTGGAAGATGCCTTTAGCCCTTTCGGTAAAATTGTTGATTGTCAG GTTATGCTGGACAGAGACACTGGTCGCCCTCGTGGATTTGGGTTTTTAACGTATGCAGATCGCCGGGCAATGGAGGACGCGATAAGAGAAATGGATGGTGCAGAGTTTGGTGATAGGCCAATCACAGTGAACAAGGCCCAACCAAAGATGGGAAGTGAGGATCCTGACCATGGCTATGGTGGAGGTTACCTATCAGGTGGCAGGGCAAGCTATGGTGGGGGTAATAGGTCAGTTGGGCAAGACACTTGCTTCAGCTGTGGTCGCCCTGGCCATTGGGCCAGAGACTGTCCATTAGAAGGAGGTGGCCGTGGTGCTCGACCACTAACACCCCCTCGTTCTAGGTATGGTGGTGGTGGACGTGGCGATAGGTTTGGAAGTGACCGTGATAGGTACATGGATGACCGGTATGATAGAGGGAACTATGCTGATAGGGAGCGCTATGACAGCAGATACGGGAACCGTGATCGATACACTAGTGACAG GTACCCTCCTGGTGGTGATCGCTTGGGCAACAGGTATGGAGGTTCTGACCGCTACCCTGAGAATGGTTATGGCAAAGAGAGAGGTTTTGATAGGGATGTAGGCCCGAGAGGTGTGGGTGACAGATATGAAGCTGGAGGGCCAGCCCGAGAAGGAAGAAGCTACAGAGATAGAGCAGGACCCTATGACCGCCCTCAAAGGGGAGGACGCCCACCTTCCTTTGACCGTTATTGA
- the LOC107769299 gene encoding putative pectate lyase 5 isoform X1: MPPMISIFLFCFITSFPPLISATLNLTQPFPESVVQDVQRRVNESIVRRQIVETTVRDSSNKCLTGNPIDDCWQCDSNWAKNRQRLADCGIGFGLGAMGGKNGQIYVVTDSSDRDTVNPTPGSLRHAVVQEEPLWIVFAADMVIKLKHELIVNSYKTIDGRGANVHITGGGCITLQYVSNVIIHNVHIYNCVPSGNTNIRSSPTHVGYRGKSDGDGISIFGSRNIWVDHCALSHCTDGLIDAIMGSTAITISNSYFSHHDDVMLLGHDDKYLPDSGMQVTIAFNHFGEGLVQRMPRIRRGYVHVVNNDFTEWQMYAIGGSASPTINSQGNRYTAPDDPNLKEVTKREDTDTGKWNDWNWRSDGDVMVNGAFFVPSGQGISTQYVKAYSVDPKSALLIDQLTKNAGVLGGPRDISMSMSSKGGITGGSGSGSGHAKSTSGDVDMFGMIFSGTGASSAGSSPSHTTTPILLSFLIILTLYIFTKQGGQLSIPLFLLL; encoded by the exons ATGCCTCCTATGATTAGCATTTTCTTATTCTGCTTCATTACTTCCTTTCCCCCTCTAATTAGTGCTACACTCAATCTTACCCAACCCTTCCCTGAATCTGTGGTTCAAGATGTACAGAG GAGGGTAAATGAGTCTATTGTGAGAAGACAAATAGTTGAAACAACTGTTAGAGACAGTAGTAATAAATGTCTAACCGGAAATCCAATAGACGATTGCTGGCAATGCGACTCAAACTGGGCGAAAAACCGACAGAGGTTAGCCGACTGCGGCATTGGGTTCGGTCTAGGTGCAATGGGTGGAAAAAACGGTCAGATCTACGTAGTCACCGACTCCTCCGACAGAGACACCGTTAACCCTACTCCGGGCTCTCTCCGGCACGCCGtcgttcaagaggaacctctctGGATCGTGTTCGCCGCCGACATGGTTATTAAGCTAAAACACGAGCTTATTGTGAACAGTTACAAAACTATCGACGGCCGCGGCGCGAATGTTCACATTACCGGCGGCGGATGCATAACGTTACAGTACGTGAGCAATGTGATTATACACAATGTTCATATTTACAATTGTGTCCCTTCGGGTAATACTAATATACGGTCGAGTCCAACGCATGTTGGGTATAGAGGCAAATCTGACGGTGATGGTATATCCATCTTTGGATCTCGAAATATCTGGGTTGATCATTGTGCATTGTCTCATTGTACCGATGGCTTGATTGATGCTATCATGGGGTCCACTGCTATTACTATTTCGAATAGCTATTTTAGCCATCATGATGATGTTATGCTCTTGGGACATGATGATAAATACTTGCCAGATTCAGGAATGCAG GTGACGATAGCGTTTAATCATTTTGGAGAAGGGTTAGTGCAAAGAATGCCAAGGATTAGAAGAGGATATGTACATGTGGTGAACAACGATTTCACAGAATGGCAAATGTATGCAATCGGTGGTAGTGCAAGTCCTACTATTAATAGTCAGGGCAATCGCTATACTGCTCCTGATGACCCTAATTTGAAGGAG GTGACAAAGCGGGAGGACACAGACACTGGGAAGTGGAACGACTGGAACTGGAGGAGTGATGGCGACGTTATGGTTAATGGTGCATTTTTTGTGCCTTCAGGCCAAGGCATTAGCACCCAATATGTCAAAGCTTACAGCGTCGACCCCAAATCCGCCCTTCTCATCGATCAGCTCACCAAAAATGCCGGTGTCCTTGGTGGTCCCAG GGACATCAGTATGAGCATGTCATCCAAAGGGGGCATTACCGGAGGCAGCGGCAGCGGCAGCGGTCATGCCAAGTCCACCAGCGGCGATGTCGACATGTTCGGAATGATATTCAGCGGTACTGGTGCATCTTCTGCTGGATCATCTCCATCGCATACAACCACCCCGATCTTACTATCCTTTTTAATTATTCTGACTTTGTACATATTCACCAAACAAGGTGGTCAATTATCTATACCATTATTTCTTTTGCTATAG
- the LOC107769299 gene encoding putative pectate lyase 12 isoform X2, with translation MRVNESIVRRQIVETTVRDSSNKCLTGNPIDDCWQCDSNWAKNRQRLADCGIGFGLGAMGGKNGQIYVVTDSSDRDTVNPTPGSLRHAVVQEEPLWIVFAADMVIKLKHELIVNSYKTIDGRGANVHITGGGCITLQYVSNVIIHNVHIYNCVPSGNTNIRSSPTHVGYRGKSDGDGISIFGSRNIWVDHCALSHCTDGLIDAIMGSTAITISNSYFSHHDDVMLLGHDDKYLPDSGMQVTIAFNHFGEGLVQRMPRIRRGYVHVVNNDFTEWQMYAIGGSASPTINSQGNRYTAPDDPNLKEVTKREDTDTGKWNDWNWRSDGDVMVNGAFFVPSGQGISTQYVKAYSVDPKSALLIDQLTKNAGVLGGPRDISMSMSSKGGITGGSGSGSGHAKSTSGDVDMFGMIFSGTGASSAGSSPSHTTTPILLSFLIILTLYIFTKQGGQLSIPLFLLL, from the exons AT GAGGGTAAATGAGTCTATTGTGAGAAGACAAATAGTTGAAACAACTGTTAGAGACAGTAGTAATAAATGTCTAACCGGAAATCCAATAGACGATTGCTGGCAATGCGACTCAAACTGGGCGAAAAACCGACAGAGGTTAGCCGACTGCGGCATTGGGTTCGGTCTAGGTGCAATGGGTGGAAAAAACGGTCAGATCTACGTAGTCACCGACTCCTCCGACAGAGACACCGTTAACCCTACTCCGGGCTCTCTCCGGCACGCCGtcgttcaagaggaacctctctGGATCGTGTTCGCCGCCGACATGGTTATTAAGCTAAAACACGAGCTTATTGTGAACAGTTACAAAACTATCGACGGCCGCGGCGCGAATGTTCACATTACCGGCGGCGGATGCATAACGTTACAGTACGTGAGCAATGTGATTATACACAATGTTCATATTTACAATTGTGTCCCTTCGGGTAATACTAATATACGGTCGAGTCCAACGCATGTTGGGTATAGAGGCAAATCTGACGGTGATGGTATATCCATCTTTGGATCTCGAAATATCTGGGTTGATCATTGTGCATTGTCTCATTGTACCGATGGCTTGATTGATGCTATCATGGGGTCCACTGCTATTACTATTTCGAATAGCTATTTTAGCCATCATGATGATGTTATGCTCTTGGGACATGATGATAAATACTTGCCAGATTCAGGAATGCAG GTGACGATAGCGTTTAATCATTTTGGAGAAGGGTTAGTGCAAAGAATGCCAAGGATTAGAAGAGGATATGTACATGTGGTGAACAACGATTTCACAGAATGGCAAATGTATGCAATCGGTGGTAGTGCAAGTCCTACTATTAATAGTCAGGGCAATCGCTATACTGCTCCTGATGACCCTAATTTGAAGGAG GTGACAAAGCGGGAGGACACAGACACTGGGAAGTGGAACGACTGGAACTGGAGGAGTGATGGCGACGTTATGGTTAATGGTGCATTTTTTGTGCCTTCAGGCCAAGGCATTAGCACCCAATATGTCAAAGCTTACAGCGTCGACCCCAAATCCGCCCTTCTCATCGATCAGCTCACCAAAAATGCCGGTGTCCTTGGTGGTCCCAG GGACATCAGTATGAGCATGTCATCCAAAGGGGGCATTACCGGAGGCAGCGGCAGCGGCAGCGGTCATGCCAAGTCCACCAGCGGCGATGTCGACATGTTCGGAATGATATTCAGCGGTACTGGTGCATCTTCTGCTGGATCATCTCCATCGCATACAACCACCCCGATCTTACTATCCTTTTTAATTATTCTGACTTTGTACATATTCACCAAACAAGGTGGTCAATTATCTATACCATTATTTCTTTTGCTATAG
- the LOC107769283 gene encoding glycine-rich RNA-binding protein RZ1C isoform X2, translating into MSEICRTADSAAQVMLDRDTGRPRGFGFLTYADRRAMEDAIREMDGAEFGDRPITVNKAQPKMGSEDPDHGYGGGYLSGGRASYGGGNRSVGQDTCFSCGRPGHWARDCPLEGGGRGARPLTPPRSRYGGGGRGDRFGSDRDRYMDDRYDRGNYADRERYDSRYGNRDRYTSDRYPPGGDRLGNRYGGSDRYPENGYGKERGFDRDVGPRGVGDRYEAGGPAREGRSYRDRAGPYDRPQRGGRPPSFDRY; encoded by the exons ATGAGTGAAATCTGCAGGACTGCAGATTCTGCTGCCCAA GTTATGCTGGACAGAGACACTGGTCGCCCTCGTGGATTTGGGTTTTTAACGTATGCAGATCGCCGGGCAATGGAGGACGCGATAAGAGAAATGGATGGTGCAGAGTTTGGTGATAGGCCAATCACAGTGAACAAGGCCCAACCAAAGATGGGAAGTGAGGATCCTGACCATGGCTATGGTGGAGGTTACCTATCAGGTGGCAGGGCAAGCTATGGTGGGGGTAATAGGTCAGTTGGGCAAGACACTTGCTTCAGCTGTGGTCGCCCTGGCCATTGGGCCAGAGACTGTCCATTAGAAGGAGGTGGCCGTGGTGCTCGACCACTAACACCCCCTCGTTCTAGGTATGGTGGTGGTGGACGTGGCGATAGGTTTGGAAGTGACCGTGATAGGTACATGGATGACCGGTATGATAGAGGGAACTATGCTGATAGGGAGCGCTATGACAGCAGATACGGGAACCGTGATCGATACACTAGTGACAG GTACCCTCCTGGTGGTGATCGCTTGGGCAACAGGTATGGAGGTTCTGACCGCTACCCTGAGAATGGTTATGGCAAAGAGAGAGGTTTTGATAGGGATGTAGGCCCGAGAGGTGTGGGTGACAGATATGAAGCTGGAGGGCCAGCCCGAGAAGGAAGAAGCTACAGAGATAGAGCAGGACCCTATGACCGCCCTCAAAGGGGAGGACGCCCACCTTCCTTTGACCGTTATTGA